One Actinomadura viridis genomic region harbors:
- the eccCa gene encoding type VII secretion protein EccCa → MSTILVRRQQRRQAPPTPKGEILLESPPELPEQQSGGFQQVLTFVPMIIMPVMMGLMFLGGGTRNPMMMISSGGMALAMGLMMVGQLGRGSGERKFKLNGARRDYYRYLGQARRKVRKAAEQQREALEWNSPPPESLWSLVMSARLWERRPTDKDFGNIRIGSGSQKLAVQLIPPETKPVEDLEPMTAGALRRFVRAHSTVPNLPIAASMPSFSRIVPAGDPDVARGMVRAMVVQLATFHSPDDVRISVCASREALPHWEWVKWLPHSMHPTEHDAAGPVRLIAPNLSMLEAMLAGELKDRPRFTPGLSPNDLPYHVVIVDGGQVTPDSQLGADGIEGVCVIDISGAVTPVADNLMLRLRVAADKMAMLRRDRTGKDVPTMLGRPDRLTVVQADGLARQLSPLRASAAASGGGEEMDVLSASTTLTTLMQVGDPRLLEPRTAWQPRAPRNRLRVPIGVNPEGRPVELDIKEAAQGGFGPHGLCIGATGAGKSEFLRTLVLGLVMTHSSETLNFVLVDFKGGATFLGMDGLRHVSAIITNLEDELPLVDRMYDALHGEMVRRQEWLRAAGNYASLRDYEKAREQGAPLKPMPTLFIVLDEFSELLSAKPDFAELFVMIGRLGRSLGVHLLLASQRLEEGKLRGLDTHLSYRIGLRTFSAAESRVVLGVPDAYELPQAPGHGYLKVGTETMTRFRAAYVSGPYEPEPAADQQARGDAPKAAPQIVAFGADYIQPQVVEQPQQGQQATPKRDDGPKESLFDLVVKRLVDAGPEPHQIWLPPLDEPGTLDQVLPNLQHTEEHGFTTAGWDGRGRLHAFAGIVDRPFDQRRDPMWLDLSGAAGHVGIAGQPVSGKSTALRTLISSLALMHTPQEVQFYCLDFGGGSLAGLEGLPHVGSVATRLDPDRVRRTVAEVAGLMEARERLFTERGIDGIAAYRRLRAAGDIPGDGFGDVFLVVDNWLTLRSEFEQVESTITDLAARGLGFGIHVVAATNKWSEFRTAIRDLFGTRLELKLGDPYESEIDRKMAVNVPEGRPGRGLSREGLHFLTSLPRIDGRTTSEDVSDGLRHLVETVAASWRGRPGAPPVRMLPGLFPVTQLPQAADTGKPIPIGIDEDTLSPVLLNFEQDPHFIVVGDNECGKSNLMQLLAQSIKARNTPNEARLIMVDYHRAMLDVAEGDHVIGYAAAPAAATGLLKDINGALVARLPPADLTPEQLRNRSWWTGSDLYLLIDDYDLVATPSGNPIAQIAELLPQARDIGLHVIVSRAMGGAGRAMFDPVIQRLKDMASPALIMSGSKEEGALFGDVRAQPLPPGRGTFVDRRTGKRLIQTAFIGEQPNG, encoded by the coding sequence GTGAGTACCATCCTCGTACGGCGGCAGCAGCGCAGACAGGCCCCGCCGACGCCCAAGGGTGAGATCCTACTGGAGTCGCCCCCCGAGCTCCCCGAGCAGCAGAGCGGCGGATTCCAGCAGGTCCTGACCTTCGTGCCGATGATCATCATGCCGGTCATGATGGGGCTGATGTTCCTGGGCGGCGGCACCCGGAATCCCATGATGATGATCAGCAGCGGCGGTATGGCGCTGGCGATGGGCCTCATGATGGTCGGCCAGCTGGGCCGCGGGTCGGGCGAACGCAAATTCAAGCTGAACGGCGCCCGCCGGGACTATTACCGCTACCTGGGGCAGGCCCGGCGCAAGGTCCGCAAGGCCGCCGAGCAGCAGCGCGAGGCGCTGGAGTGGAACAGCCCGCCGCCGGAGTCGCTGTGGTCGCTGGTCATGAGCGCCCGGCTCTGGGAGCGGCGCCCGACCGACAAGGACTTCGGCAACATCCGGATCGGGTCCGGCTCGCAGAAGCTCGCGGTGCAGCTGATCCCGCCGGAGACCAAGCCCGTCGAGGACCTGGAGCCGATGACCGCGGGCGCGCTGCGCCGGTTCGTGCGGGCGCACTCGACGGTGCCGAACCTCCCGATCGCCGCGTCCATGCCGTCGTTCTCCCGGATCGTGCCCGCCGGCGACCCCGACGTCGCCCGGGGCATGGTCCGGGCGATGGTCGTCCAGCTCGCGACGTTCCACTCCCCCGACGACGTCCGGATCTCGGTGTGCGCGAGCCGGGAGGCCCTGCCCCACTGGGAGTGGGTCAAGTGGCTGCCGCACTCCATGCATCCCACCGAGCACGACGCCGCCGGGCCGGTCCGGCTGATCGCGCCGAACCTGTCCATGCTGGAGGCCATGCTGGCGGGCGAGCTGAAGGACCGGCCGCGGTTCACGCCCGGGCTCTCCCCCAACGACCTGCCGTACCACGTGGTGATCGTGGACGGCGGGCAGGTCACCCCCGACTCCCAGCTCGGCGCGGACGGCATCGAGGGCGTCTGCGTGATCGACATCAGCGGGGCGGTGACCCCGGTGGCCGACAACCTGATGCTCCGCCTGCGGGTCGCCGCGGACAAGATGGCGATGCTGCGCCGCGACCGGACGGGCAAGGACGTGCCGACGATGCTGGGCCGGCCGGACCGGCTCACCGTCGTGCAGGCCGACGGGCTGGCCCGCCAGCTGTCGCCGCTTCGGGCCAGCGCCGCCGCGAGCGGCGGCGGGGAGGAGATGGACGTCCTGTCGGCGTCCACCACGCTGACCACGCTGATGCAGGTCGGCGACCCCCGCCTCCTGGAGCCGCGGACGGCCTGGCAGCCGCGGGCCCCGCGCAACCGCCTGCGCGTGCCCATCGGGGTGAACCCCGAGGGCCGGCCGGTCGAGCTGGACATCAAGGAGGCCGCGCAGGGCGGCTTCGGCCCGCACGGCCTGTGCATCGGCGCCACCGGCGCCGGTAAGTCGGAGTTCCTGCGCACCCTGGTGCTCGGGCTGGTGATGACCCACTCCTCCGAGACGCTGAACTTCGTCCTGGTCGACTTCAAGGGCGGTGCGACCTTCCTCGGGATGGACGGGCTGCGGCACGTCTCGGCGATCATCACCAACCTGGAGGACGAGCTCCCGCTGGTCGACCGCATGTACGACGCGCTGCACGGCGAGATGGTCCGCCGCCAGGAGTGGCTGCGGGCCGCGGGCAACTACGCCTCGCTGCGCGACTACGAGAAGGCCCGGGAGCAGGGCGCGCCGCTCAAGCCCATGCCGACCCTGTTCATCGTGCTGGACGAGTTCTCCGAGCTGCTGTCGGCCAAGCCCGACTTCGCCGAGCTGTTCGTCATGATCGGCCGGCTGGGCCGGTCACTGGGCGTGCACCTGCTGCTGGCTTCGCAGCGCCTGGAGGAGGGCAAGCTGCGGGGACTGGACACCCACCTGTCGTACCGCATCGGCCTGCGGACGTTCTCGGCCGCGGAGTCGCGCGTGGTGCTGGGCGTGCCGGACGCCTACGAGCTGCCGCAGGCCCCCGGTCACGGCTACCTCAAGGTCGGCACCGAGACGATGACCCGGTTCCGGGCCGCCTACGTCTCGGGCCCGTACGAGCCGGAGCCGGCGGCGGACCAGCAGGCCCGCGGCGACGCCCCGAAGGCGGCCCCGCAGATCGTGGCCTTCGGCGCCGACTACATCCAGCCGCAGGTGGTCGAGCAGCCGCAGCAGGGGCAGCAGGCGACGCCCAAGCGGGACGACGGGCCCAAGGAGAGCCTCTTCGACCTGGTGGTCAAGCGGCTCGTCGACGCCGGGCCCGAGCCGCACCAGATCTGGCTCCCCCCGCTGGACGAGCCGGGGACCCTGGACCAGGTGCTGCCCAACCTCCAGCACACCGAGGAGCACGGCTTCACCACCGCCGGATGGGACGGCCGGGGCCGCCTGCACGCCTTCGCCGGCATCGTGGACCGCCCGTTCGACCAGCGCCGCGACCCGATGTGGCTGGACCTGTCCGGCGCGGCCGGGCACGTGGGCATCGCGGGCCAGCCGGTGAGCGGCAAGTCGACGGCGCTGCGCACCCTGATCAGCTCGCTGGCGCTCATGCACACGCCCCAGGAGGTCCAGTTCTACTGCCTGGACTTCGGCGGCGGCTCGCTGGCCGGGCTGGAGGGCCTGCCGCACGTCGGCAGCGTCGCCACCCGGCTGGACCCCGACCGGGTCCGCCGTACGGTCGCCGAGGTCGCGGGCCTGATGGAGGCCCGGGAGCGGCTGTTCACCGAGCGGGGCATCGACGGCATCGCCGCGTACCGGCGGCTGCGGGCGGCCGGGGACATCCCCGGCGACGGGTTCGGCGACGTCTTCCTGGTCGTGGACAACTGGCTGACGCTGCGCTCGGAGTTCGAGCAGGTCGAGTCCACCATCACCGATCTGGCCGCGCGCGGCCTCGGCTTCGGCATCCACGTCGTCGCGGCCACCAACAAGTGGTCGGAGTTCCGCACCGCCATCCGCGACCTGTTCGGCACCCGGCTGGAGCTGAAGCTCGGTGACCCCTACGAGTCGGAGATCGACCGCAAGATGGCGGTGAACGTCCCGGAGGGCAGGCCCGGACGCGGCCTGAGCCGGGAGGGGCTGCACTTCCTGACCTCGCTGCCGCGCATCGACGGGCGGACCACGAGCGAGGACGTGTCCGACGGCCTGCGCCACCTCGTCGAGACGGTCGCCGCGAGCTGGCGGGGACGGCCGGGCGCGCCGCCGGTGCGGATGCTGCCGGGCCTGTTCCCGGTGACGCAGCTGCCGCAGGCCGCCGACACGGGCAAGCCGATCCCCATCGGGATCGACGAGGACACGCTCTCGCCGGTCCTGCTCAACTTCGAGCAGGACCCGCACTTCATCGTCGTCGGCGACAACGAGTGCGGCAAGTCCAACCTGATGCAGCTGCTGGCCCAGTCGATCAAGGCGCGGAACACCCCGAACGAGGCGCGCCTCATCATGGTCGACTACCACCGCGCCATGCTGGACGTGGCCGAGGGCGACCACGTGATCGGTTACGCCGCCGCGCCCGCGGCCGCCACCGGGCTGCTGAAGGACATCAACGGGGCCCTGGTGGCCCGGCTCCCACCGGCCGACCTGACCCCCGAGCAGCTCCGCAACCGCTCCTGGTGGACGGGGTCGGACCTCTACCTGCTCATCGACGACTACGACCTGGTGGCGACCCCGTCGGGCAACCCGATCGCGCAGATCGCCGAACTGCTGCCGCAGGCCCGCGACATCGGCCTGCACGTGATCGTGTCCCGGGCGATGGGCGGTGCGGGCCGCGCCATGTTCGACCCGGTCATCCAGCGCCTCAAGGACATGGCCAGCCCCGCGCTGATCATGTCGGGCTCCAAGGAGGAGGGCGCGCTGTTCGGCGACGTGCGGGCCCAGCCGCTGCCCCCCGGCCGCGGTACCTTCGTCGACCGCCGGACCGGCAAGAGGCTGATCCAGACCGCCTTCATCGGGGAGCAGCCGAACGGCTGA